GAAAGACGCATCTACGACTGCATCCAGCAGCAGGTAAGCCAGGTAGTCGGCGCCCGAGCGGCGCACTTGGCCGCGATTGCGGCGCAGCCGCTCGCGCATGGGGTCAAAGCGATTATGGGCGGGGTCTTGCTGGAAGGTCAGCAGGTACTGGGATCCCAACACCAGGCTCACCTGGGTGGTGCGAAAGCCGGCCTCATCGGCCTGGGGCAGCACCATCTGGGTCACCAGCAGCAACTGCCGTTCTTGTTCTTCGACTTTGGGCCGCTGCGGCACGTTAACCACATCCTCCAGCAGCAGCGGGTGAAGCTCGAAGGCATCGCCCACTTGCCGCAGGGCCGTTTCGTTGCCCAGGCCTTGAACGTCCAGCCACAGCACCGAGTCCTGGTCTTTGTCGAGATAGTACAGGCACTTGTGCGGCGGCAGGTTGACGCGCCGGGTGGCCCGCAGCCGATTGTAGTTGATTAGCACCAGCTGGGTGGGGGTGGCATCGGCTTCAATGCTGAGGGTGCCCGGCTCGCTACCGGGCTCGTCGTAAAAGTACTCGAAGTACTCGCTGTCCCACTCAGAGGGGGTGGCTTGGGCGTTAGTCTCGGGGGGGAGTGCCATAAGCTCGCGTTGGGCTGGATCGCCCGCTCGAATGCATCAAGGTCGCTGCCTCAGGCCCCGCTGCCCAAAACGTACAAGCTAACCAGGGTCCCGCTGTTCCAGAGCCCGTGCAGCAGGATGGGGGCAAGCAAGTTGCGCGATCGCGTATAGACAACGCCCAGGATCAGCCCCAGCGCTGCCAGTGGCAGCACCTCCGATGGAGTCAGGTGCGCGATGGAAAATAGCAGGCTGCTGGCAACGATCGCACCCCAAACCGGCATGTAGCGCGTGAGCGAGGGCAGCAAAAACCCGCGAAAGATCGCCTCCTCAAACGCCGGCGCCGCGATCGCGGCCGTTACAAAGAAAATGCCCAGTGCCAGCGGGTCTTGGGCTTGCAGGGCCAAAAATAAAATGGGATTGCTCCCGCCCTGACCCTGCCAAATTTGTTGGTTGAGGGCCGAGACCAGCAGCACTAGCGGTAGCGCGACGGCATAACCGCCCAGGCCCCATGCCAGCCAACTGTCCCGCAGCCGCAGCCGAAACCAGCCGGCAGGCAGCGGCAAGTAAGGCTTGAGGGAGCGGTAGAGCACGTAAAAGCCGCCGGCCGCCATCAAGCCGTAGCTGGCCAAAACGTAGAGGGCCTTGCCGCGCACGTCCAGCCCGCTCGGGTTGAACCCCAAGAGCCCAAACGCCAGCGGCAGCAGGATCTGGCCGATGGCGAAAAAGCCCACCACCAGCACCTGCCACGTTGTTTCCCAATCCCAAGGAGTCTCCCAGCGCACGCTGCTGTTGGCCGCCAGCAGCGAGTTCGAGCCGCGCAGCGCCCGCTGCACCAGCACAAATACCAACAGCCCAATCCCGATCAGGCTGCCCACACCGGGGACTAGGGCAACCAGCGCCAGCTTGACGGCTGCGCCTTTAGCGCGGGCGCGCTCGCGCGCTTGCAGCGACTGCAGCGCTTGCGGGCGCGCTTGCAGCCGATACAGTTGGCGCAAGCTCCGATAGCGAAACCAACCGTCCAGGTTGGCCTTGAGCGTGGCCTCGGCATGGGCGGGCACTTGCGGCGGCTGCTGCCACAATCCGGTCAGCACGCGGGCCGTCCGGGCGCGATCGCCATCGCTGGTCGCTTGAGCTGCCTCGCGCCACGTCTGCTGGGCGGCTTCGACATTGCCCCGCTGCGCCTGCAGCAATCCCATCTTGAGGTCCAGCTCGGTGAGCCGGGGCTCGGCCTCACGCAGCTGCTGGCGGGCTGGGGACGCCGAGGCCTCCTCAGCTGCTTCGGCCGCGACCCGAGAGCGCGCTTGCAAGCTCGAGCGCTGGCTCGCAACGGTCTCGCGCACCTGGCGGTACTGCTGCAGCGCTGCCTGGTAGGGATCGTCGCCCAAAAGGGCTTCGCGCGCCGTCTCCAGCTGCCTTGGCTCGATGGGCTCGAACCGCTCGGCCGTCAGCTCGGTGATGTGGAGGGTGAGATCGGTTTGGTAGAGTTGCAGTCGCGCCTGAACTTGGGACTGCGCCAAACTGCTGCCCAAATCGAGCGCCATCTTGGCGACCGCGATCGCGGTCAGTACGGCCAGAACCACGCGTTTGACGGTCATGCACTCCCCACAGGCGCGCTCGATCGCAATTATCGCATTGCCCGTTGGACCGTGCCCGCCAAGCACGCGAGGGCAGGGTAAAATGCTGCTGGCTCGCCCGCGCGAGCCCGACCCTACGCCGGGGATGGCGCAAGCGAGGAGCGATGGAGTTGAGCACGCGCGTTGTCATCGTCCGCCACGGGCAAAGCAGCTTCAACGTCGAGCAAAAGATCCAGGGGCGCTGCGACGAGTCGGTCCTGACCGAGCGCGGCGCGGCCGATGCCCACCGCGTGGGGGACGTCCTGCGCGGTTCGCCGGCCGATGCCATCTACAGCAGTCCGCTGCAGCGCGCCCGGCAAACTGCCGAAATCTTACAGGCGTACCTGCCGCACTCGCCCCCGCTGCAAACCACCGAGCGGTTGCTGGAAGTCGATCTGCCGCTTTGGGAAGGGCTCACCAAGCAGCAAGTGCGCGAGCGCTTCCCTGACGATTACCGCCGCTGGCACCAGCAACCGCACGAGCTCGCCATGCGCGTATCGGGCCCTGAGGGCGAGCGGCTTCACTACCCGGTGCTGGCGCTCTACGAACAGGCCCAGCAGTTCTGGCAGATGCTGCTGGCGCGGCATCGCGGTCAAACCATCGTGCTGGTCGCGCACAACGGCATCAACCGCTGTGCCATCAGCAGTGCCATTGGCATTCCTCCATCGCACTACCACACCATCCAGCAGACCAACTGCGGCCTGAGCGTGCTGAACTTCAGCGGCGGTTGGGGCAATCCGGTACAGCTGGAATCGCTCAACCAGACCGCCCATCTGGATCTGCCGCTGCCGCCGCCGCGCGAGCAGCGCGGCTTGCGCTTGCTGCTGGTGCGCCACGGCGAGACGGACTGGAACCGCAGCTCGCGCTTCCAGGGGCAGATCGACATCCCGCTCAACACGGCAGGCCGGGAGCAGGCGCGCAAAGCTGCCGATTTGCTCCAGGACACCGCCATCGACTTTGGGGTGAGCAGTCCGCTGTTGCGGCCCAAGGAAACGGCCGAGATTGCCCTGGCGCACCACCCAAGCGCGGCGCTACAGCTCGAGTCGGGGCTGACCGAGATCGGCCACGGCCGCTGGGAGGGTAAACTGCAAGCCGAGATTGAAGCCGAATACAGCGAGCTGCTCCAGCGCTGGAAGTCCGCGCCCGAAACCGTGCAAATGCCGGATGGTGAGAACCTGCAGCAGGTTTGGGACCGCGCCATCGCGGCCTGGCAAGGCATCGTCCGAGAGGCCGCGCCGCCGCCAGAAGCGGAGTTCAGAACCGGGCTGGTCGTGGCGCACGATGCCATCAACAAAGTGATTTTGTGCCACTTGCTGGGCCTAACGCCGGCCCACTTTTGGCACATCAAGCAGGGCAATGGGGCAATCAGCACCATCGATTATCCCCAAGGCGCCGAGGGCTGGCCCGTGCTACAGGCCATCAACCTCACCTCCCACCTAAGTCAAGACGTGTTCGATCGCACCGCCGCCGGGGCGCTCTAGATGCCGCCGACAAAGCCCCCCGGTCGCAGCAGCCGGTGCGGGTCGAACTGCTGCTTGAGGCGGCGCATGGGGGCCAGGGCATTGCCCGGATATCCCCAGGGGTCGATCTGCTGCTTGAGCTCGGCTGGGGCGTCGAGCAGCGTCAGGTAGCCGCCTTGGGCCTCGCAGCGCGAGCGCAGCCCGGCAATGCGGTCGCGATCACTGCCCTGGGGCAGGTGCAGGCGGCCGATACCGCTGCGCAAGTGGATTAGGGTGCGGCCGCTGCCTTCGGTGGCGGCATCGAGGGCTTGCAACCACGCGATGGCAGCACTCGGCCTAAGCCCAATTTTGGCCGTCACGGCCCCGGTGCCAGCCGGCGAGCGCGTCAGCTGCCGCAGTTGCTGCCACAGCGCCGCTTCGTCGTCCCCGCCGTAGCAGCGCACCGTTACGCTCTGGGCTTGCGCCCACTCTTTTATCCAAGCAATCTGGCGCTCGACGCCGGCACGGCTGCTTTGAAAGCGCACCACGAGTGCCATTGCCGATCCCAGCCCCAATTGCGCGGCGGTGCCGGTCCCCAGCCCATCGGCTGCAGTGGGGGTAAGCGGCGAGCGCCGCAGGACGCGTGCAGCCTCGGCCATGGCGCCCGCGTCGCCTGCGAGCAGCGCCGTCTGCGAGGCGGCCGGTAGTGGGTACACGCGAA
This is a stretch of genomic DNA from Cyanobacteria bacterium QS_8_64_29. It encodes these proteins:
- a CDS encoding CPBP family intramembrane metalloprotease domain-containing protein, with translation MTVKRVVLAVLTAIAVAKMALDLGSSLAQSQVQARLQLYQTDLTLHITELTAERFEPIEPRQLETAREALLGDDPYQAALQQYRQVRETVASQRSSLQARSRVAAEAAEEASASPARQQLREAEPRLTELDLKMGLLQAQRGNVEAAQQTWREAAQATSDGDRARTARVLTGLWQQPPQVPAHAEATLKANLDGWFRYRSLRQLYRLQARPQALQSLQARERARAKGAAVKLALVALVPGVGSLIGIGLLVFVLVQRALRGSNSLLAANSSVRWETPWDWETTWQVLVVGFFAIGQILLPLAFGLLGFNPSGLDVRGKALYVLASYGLMAAGGFYVLYRSLKPYLPLPAGWFRLRLRDSWLAWGLGGYAVALPLVLLVSALNQQIWQGQGGSNPILFLALQAQDPLALGIFFVTAAIAAPAFEEAIFRGFLLPSLTRYMPVWGAIVASSLLFSIAHLTPSEVLPLAALGLILGVVYTRSRNLLAPILLHGLWNSGTLVSLYVLGSGA
- a CDS encoding histidine phosphatase family protein yields the protein MSTRVVIVRHGQSSFNVEQKIQGRCDESVLTERGAADAHRVGDVLRGSPADAIYSSPLQRARQTAEILQAYLPHSPPLQTTERLLEVDLPLWEGLTKQQVRERFPDDYRRWHQQPHELAMRVSGPEGERLHYPVLALYEQAQQFWQMLLARHRGQTIVLVAHNGINRCAISSAIGIPPSHYHTIQQTNCGLSVLNFSGGWGNPVQLESLNQTAHLDLPLPPPREQRGLRLLLVRHGETDWNRSSRFQGQIDIPLNTAGREQARKAADLLQDTAIDFGVSSPLLRPKETAEIALAHHPSAALQLESGLTEIGHGRWEGKLQAEIEAEYSELLQRWKSAPETVQMPDGENLQQVWDRAIAAWQGIVREAAPPPEAEFRTGLVVAHDAINKVILCHLLGLTPAHFWHIKQGNGAISTIDYPQGAEGWPVLQAINLTSHLSQDVFDRTAAGAL
- the corA gene encoding magnesium and cobalt transport protein CorA; this translates as MALPPETNAQATPSEWDSEYFEYFYDEPGSEPGTLSIEADATPTQLVLINYNRLRATRRVNLPPHKCLYYLDKDQDSVLWLDVQGLGNETALRQVGDAFELHPLLLEDVVNVPQRPKVEEQERQLLLVTQMVLPQADEAGFRTTQVSLVLGSQYLLTFQQDPAHNRFDPMRERLRRNRGQVRRSGADYLAYLLLDAVVDASFPVLEDYGERIDALEDAVVRNPSGQTLEEIYAVRRELLALRRLIWPQRNLIDTLMRGGNEFVSAEVEVYLRDCYDHTMQLLDVVENYRELTSSLTEVYLSAVNNRMNEVMKLLTAISTIFIPLTFVAGVYGMNFKYMPELEWRWGYFGTLGVMAAIALGLVWFFWRRGWFQRQTF
- a CDS encoding FAD-binding oxidoreductase codes for the protein MDDIASVLAAEQAEVQPWEALSDRWQRQLSAGLAGSEPPTCLVLPETQQALAGVMAAAHQQGWSVLPCGTASKLGWGGPAERAQLALSTQRLNRLVDHAAGDLTVTAEAGMTLAALQATLHQHGQFLPLDPAYPETATLGGIVATADSGSWRQQYGGVRDLTIGITFARADGQLARGGGRVVKNVAGYDLMKLMAGAWGTLGVISQLSFRVYPLPAASQTALLAGDAGAMAEAARVLRRSPLTPTAADGLGTGTAAQLGLGSAMALVVRFQSSRAGVERQIAWIKEWAQAQSVTVRCYGGDDEAALWQQLRQLTRSPAGTGAVTAKIGLRPSAAIAWLQALDAATEGSGRTLIHLRSGIGRLHLPQGSDRDRIAGLRSRCEAQGGYLTLLDAPAELKQQIDPWGYPGNALAPMRRLKQQFDPHRLLRPGGFVGGI